A window of the Paralichthys olivaceus isolate ysfri-2021 chromosome 5, ASM2471397v2, whole genome shotgun sequence genome harbors these coding sequences:
- the LOC138407796 gene encoding uncharacterized protein yields the protein MRTQNALGWISIIWFTSVVSISVSQDVKLQVKHQVEATCGTNLTLTCEASSSRKLDIKLFSWVRTQNKCQYGNDQPEPGVLCESSTETGHHRLNLTLLNVMPANEGKYLCKLRSNLGVDDASTSVTVRGCINRIGFFINQTHAECWFTGVYPSGVVHWFQGDINLTDFARTWAEVDQQGLFKVMSDLNVDKGSMSLPYNCSLWIPSDGKYLKSQQLPSVREAKSSGSSVTLQWICVMVWLLTAFGKV from the exons ATGAGGACGCAGAACGCTCTGGGCTGGATTTCAATCATCTGGTTCACTTCAGTGGTCAGCATCTCTG TCAGTCAAGATGTGAAGCTGCAGGTCAAACACCAAGTGGAGGCAACGTGTGGAACAAACTTGACGCTGACATGTGAAGCCAGCTCATCACGGAAGTtggatattaaattattttcctgGGTGAGAACACAAAATAAGTGTCAATATGGAAATGACCAGCCTGAGCCTGGGGTTCTGTGTGAGAGCTCGACAGAGACTGGTCACCACAGACTTAACCTGACTCTCCTCAACGTGATGCCGGCCAACGAGGGCAAATACCTCTGCAAACTGCGATCCAACTTGGGAGTAGATGACGCCTCAACTTCTGTCACAGTACGAG GTTGCATTAACAGAATTGGTTTCTTCATCAACCAGACTCATGCTGAGTGCTGGTTCACTGGAGTTTATCCCAGTGGAGTCGTCCACTGGTTCCAGGGAGACATCAACTTAACAGACTTTGCGAGGACGTGGGCAGAGGTTGACCAACAAGGCCTGTTCAAGGTCATGAGTGACTTAAACGTGGATAAAGGAAGCATGAGCCTGCCGTACAACTGCTCACTGTGGATTCCCTCTGATGGGAAGTATCTCAAAAGTCAACAGCTACCTAGTGTGAGAGAGGCCAAGTCGTCAGGCAGCTCGGTCACACTGCAGTGGATCTGTGTTATGGTTTGGTTACTTACTGCATTTGGAAAAGTATAA
- the LOC138407808 gene encoding homeodomain-interacting protein kinase 3-like isoform X2 has protein sequence MSSWESTGDSSATSVALTAHEVQAGDVLHSSFSSYSVLEFIGEGAFGKTAAAMNLRTKENVAIKILKSKESTQDTEHEVSMLRLIGDLDCDRNNMVKFHEQFVHMEQNCLVFERLHMSLYDLLKQGDWKYLPLHQIRPVAKQLLVTLDALKGIGVLHADIKPDNIMFVNLQDQPLRVKLIDFGCAMMTSQIELGMYIQPHGYRAPEISLGLPFTEAVDVWGVGCVLAFLYMTENLFSVGCEYQMMKGMVTVLSQPEDRLLRDGKYSRFFFIEEQGADSSSWRLMTAEEFTAFNNRETLERPSSLSSLNDLIHFHPKLEAAEMKDRMAFVSLLEGMLHVDGDQRISSSQALQHPFITMSHLREDVDSRDYLTTSQESMKVCSNEDTVHCATSDSSHSDTMDKDSWNSLKTLDSTSVSKSSTGDKYTSAEVSWDSVEALDSVEALDSVEALDSTSVSKSSTGDKDTSAEVSWDSDQSISTDTSVSSVEDNDNSELSWCSDAAVGVTAAATASSGGKRKLLRRIRKFFSSLISCCRPKVED, from the exons ATGTCATCGTGGGAGAGCACAGGAGATTCTTCTGCTACCTCAG tcgcaCTGACAGCACATGAAGTTCAGGCCGGCGACGTGCTTCACAGCAGCTTTTCCTCCTATTCAGTCCTGGAGTTCATAGGGGAAGGCGCCTTTGGAAAAACCGCTGCAGCGATGAATCTCAGGACTAAAGAGAATGTAGCTATTAAAATCCTGAAGAGCAAAGAGTCCACCCAGGACACTGAGCATGAG gttTCCATGTTGAGGCTCATCGGTGACCTGGATTGTGATCGCAACAACATGGTCAAGTTCCACGAGCAATTTGTGCACATGGAACAGAACTGTTTGGTCTTTGAGAGGCTGCACATGAGTCTCTATGACTTGTTAAAGCAGGGAGACTGGAAGTACCTTCCTCTACACCAGATCCGCCCAGTTGCCAAGCAG CTCTTGGTGACCCTGGACGCCCTGAAGGGTATTGGTGTCCTGCATGCGGACATCAAACCAGACAACATTATGTTTGTCAACTTGCAGGATCAGCCACTCAGGGTTAAACTGATTGATTTTGGCTGCGCCATGATGACGTCCCAAATCGAGCTGGGGATGTACATCCAGCCGCATGGGTACAG GGCTCCAGAAATCTCACTCGGCCTTCCGTTCACCGAGGCCGTCGATGTGTGGGGGGTCGGGTGCGTACTGGCCTTCCTCTACATGACTGAAAACCTGTTCTCTGTTGGCTGTGAATATCAAATG ATGAAGGGCATGGTTACAGTGCTGAGCCAGCCGGAGGACCGCCTGCTCCGTGACGGCAAGTACAGCCGGTTTTTCTTCATTGAAGAGCAGGGTGCAGACAGTTCATCATGGAGACTGATG ACCGCAGAAGAATTCACAGCCTTTAACAACAGGGAAACATTGGAGCGCCCGAGCTCTCTGAGCTCTCTGAACGACCTGATTCAT TTCCATCCAAAGTTGGAGGCTGCTGAGATGAAAGACCGCATGGCCTTTGTCTCTCTGTTAGAGGGGATGCTGCATGTTGACGGGGATCAGAGGATCTCTTCTAGTCAAGCTCTGCAGCATCCCTTTATCACCATGAGCCACCTGAGAGAGGATGTCGACAGTAGAGACTA TCTGACCACCTCCCAAGAGTCTATGAAGGTTTGCTCAAATGAGGACACCGTCCACTGTGCAACTTCAGACAGCAGCCACTCTGACACCATGGACAAAGACTCCTGGAATTCTTTGAAGACTCTAGACTCCACAAGTGTGTCCAAGTCGTCCACTGGAGACAAATACACCAGTGCAGAAGTCTCCTGGGATTCTGTGGAGGCTCTGGATTCTGTGGAG GCTCTGGATTCTGTGGAGGCTCTAGACTCCACAAGTGTCTCTAAGTCGTCCACTGGAGACAAAGACACCAGTGCAGAAGTCTCCTGGGATTCTGACCAGTCAATCTCCACAGACACCTCAGTATCGTCAGTTGAAGACAATGACAACAGTGAACTGTCCTGGTGCTCTGACGCGGCTGTAGGCGTCACcgctgcagccacagcctccTCGGGCGGCAAAAGGAAGCTGCTGAGAAGAATTCGAAAATTCTTCTCAAGCCTCATCAGCTGCTGCCGTCCGAAAGTGGAAgactga
- the LOC138407808 gene encoding homeodomain-interacting protein kinase 3-like isoform X3 has protein sequence MSSWESTGDSSATSVALTAHEVQAGDVLHSSFSSYSVLEFIGEGAFGKTAAAMNLRTKENVAIKILKSKESTQDTEHEVSMLRLIGDLDCDRNNMVKFHEQFVHMEQNCLVFERLHMSLYDLLKQGDWKYLPLHQIRPVAKQLLVTLDALKGIGVLHADIKPDNIMFVNLQDQPLRVKLIDFGCAMMTSQIELGMYIQPHGYRAPEISLGLPFTEAVDVWGVGCVLAFLYMTENLFSVGCEYQMMKGMVTVLSQPEDRLLRDGKYSRFFFIEEQGADSSSWRLMTAEEFTAFNNRETLERPSSLSSLNDLIHFHPKLEAAEMKDRMAFVSLLEGMLHVDGDQRISSSQALQHPFITMSHLREDVDSRDYLTTSQESMKVCSNEDTVHCATSDSSHSDTMDKDSWNSLKTLDSTSVSKSSTGDKYTSAEVSWDSVEALDSVEALDSTSVSKSSTGDKDTSAEVSWDSDQSISTDTSVSSVEDNDNSELSWCSDAAVGVTAAATASSGGKRKLLRRIRKFFSSLISCCRPKVED, from the exons ATGTCATCGTGGGAGAGCACAGGAGATTCTTCTGCTACCTCAG tcgcaCTGACAGCACATGAAGTTCAGGCCGGCGACGTGCTTCACAGCAGCTTTTCCTCCTATTCAGTCCTGGAGTTCATAGGGGAAGGCGCCTTTGGAAAAACCGCTGCAGCGATGAATCTCAGGACTAAAGAGAATGTAGCTATTAAAATCCTGAAGAGCAAAGAGTCCACCCAGGACACTGAGCATGAG gttTCCATGTTGAGGCTCATCGGTGACCTGGATTGTGATCGCAACAACATGGTCAAGTTCCACGAGCAATTTGTGCACATGGAACAGAACTGTTTGGTCTTTGAGAGGCTGCACATGAGTCTCTATGACTTGTTAAAGCAGGGAGACTGGAAGTACCTTCCTCTACACCAGATCCGCCCAGTTGCCAAGCAG CTCTTGGTGACCCTGGACGCCCTGAAGGGTATTGGTGTCCTGCATGCGGACATCAAACCAGACAACATTATGTTTGTCAACTTGCAGGATCAGCCACTCAGGGTTAAACTGATTGATTTTGGCTGCGCCATGATGACGTCCCAAATCGAGCTGGGGATGTACATCCAGCCGCATGGGTACAG GGCTCCAGAAATCTCACTCGGCCTTCCGTTCACCGAGGCCGTCGATGTGTGGGGGGTCGGGTGCGTACTGGCCTTCCTCTACATGACTGAAAACCTGTTCTCTGTTGGCTGTGAATATCAAATG ATGAAGGGCATGGTTACAGTGCTGAGCCAGCCGGAGGACCGCCTGCTCCGTGACGGCAAGTACAGCCGGTTTTTCTTCATTGAAGAGCAGGGTGCAGACAGTTCATCATGGAGACTGATG ACCGCAGAAGAATTCACAGCCTTTAACAACAGGGAAACATTGGAGCGCCCGAGCTCTCTGAGCTCTCTGAACGACCTGATTCAT TTCCATCCAAAGTTGGAGGCTGCTGAGATGAAAGACCGCATGGCCTTTGTCTCTCTGTTAGAGGGGATGCTGCATGTTGACGGGGATCAGAGGATCTCTTCTAGTCAAGCTCTGCAGCATCCCTTTATCACCATGAGCCACCTGAGAGAGGATGTCGACAGTAGAGACTA TCTGACCACCTCCCAAGAGTCTATGAAGGTTTGCTCAAATGAGGACACCGTCCACTGTGCAACTTCAGACAGCAGCCACTCTGACACCATGGACAAAGACTCCTGGAATTCTTTGAAGACTCTAGACTCCACAAGTGTGTCCAAGTCGTCCACTGGAGACAAATACACCAGTGCAGAAGTCTCCTGGGATTCTGTGGAGGCTCTGGATTCTGTGGAG GCTCTAGACTCCACAAGTGTCTCTAAGTCGTCCACTGGAGACAAAGACACCAGTGCAGAAGTCTCCTGGGATTCTGACCAGTCAATCTCCACAGACACCTCAGTATCGTCAGTTGAAGACAATGACAACAGTGAACTGTCCTGGTGCTCTGACGCGGCTGTAGGCGTCACcgctgcagccacagcctccTCGGGCGGCAAAAGGAAGCTGCTGAGAAGAATTCGAAAATTCTTCTCAAGCCTCATCAGCTGCTGCCGTCCGAAAGTGGAAgactga
- the LOC138407808 gene encoding homeodomain-interacting protein kinase 3-like isoform X1: protein MSSWESTGDSSATSVALTAHEVQAGDVLHSSFSSYSVLEFIGEGAFGKTAAAMNLRTKENVAIKILKSKESTQDTEHEVSMLRLIGDLDCDRNNMVKFHEQFVHMEQNCLVFERLHMSLYDLLKQGDWKYLPLHQIRPVAKQLLVTLDALKGIGVLHADIKPDNIMFVNLQDQPLRVKLIDFGCAMMTSQIELGMYIQPHGYRAPEISLGLPFTEAVDVWGVGCVLAFLYMTENLFSVGCEYQMMKGMVTVLSQPEDRLLRDGKYSRFFFIEEQGADSSSWRLMTAEEFTAFNNRETLERPSSLSSLNDLIHFHPKLEAAEMKDRMAFVSLLEGMLHVDGDQRISSSQALQHPFITMSHLREDVDSRDYLTTSQESMKVCSNEDTVHCATSDSSHSDTMDKDSWNSLKTLDSTSVSKSSTGDKYTSAEVSWDSVEALDSVEALDSDEALDSVEALDSVEALDSVEALDSTSVSKSSTGDKDTSAEVSWDSDQSISTDTSVSSVEDNDNSELSWCSDAAVGVTAAATASSGGKRKLLRRIRKFFSSLISCCRPKVED from the exons ATGTCATCGTGGGAGAGCACAGGAGATTCTTCTGCTACCTCAG tcgcaCTGACAGCACATGAAGTTCAGGCCGGCGACGTGCTTCACAGCAGCTTTTCCTCCTATTCAGTCCTGGAGTTCATAGGGGAAGGCGCCTTTGGAAAAACCGCTGCAGCGATGAATCTCAGGACTAAAGAGAATGTAGCTATTAAAATCCTGAAGAGCAAAGAGTCCACCCAGGACACTGAGCATGAG gttTCCATGTTGAGGCTCATCGGTGACCTGGATTGTGATCGCAACAACATGGTCAAGTTCCACGAGCAATTTGTGCACATGGAACAGAACTGTTTGGTCTTTGAGAGGCTGCACATGAGTCTCTATGACTTGTTAAAGCAGGGAGACTGGAAGTACCTTCCTCTACACCAGATCCGCCCAGTTGCCAAGCAG CTCTTGGTGACCCTGGACGCCCTGAAGGGTATTGGTGTCCTGCATGCGGACATCAAACCAGACAACATTATGTTTGTCAACTTGCAGGATCAGCCACTCAGGGTTAAACTGATTGATTTTGGCTGCGCCATGATGACGTCCCAAATCGAGCTGGGGATGTACATCCAGCCGCATGGGTACAG GGCTCCAGAAATCTCACTCGGCCTTCCGTTCACCGAGGCCGTCGATGTGTGGGGGGTCGGGTGCGTACTGGCCTTCCTCTACATGACTGAAAACCTGTTCTCTGTTGGCTGTGAATATCAAATG ATGAAGGGCATGGTTACAGTGCTGAGCCAGCCGGAGGACCGCCTGCTCCGTGACGGCAAGTACAGCCGGTTTTTCTTCATTGAAGAGCAGGGTGCAGACAGTTCATCATGGAGACTGATG ACCGCAGAAGAATTCACAGCCTTTAACAACAGGGAAACATTGGAGCGCCCGAGCTCTCTGAGCTCTCTGAACGACCTGATTCAT TTCCATCCAAAGTTGGAGGCTGCTGAGATGAAAGACCGCATGGCCTTTGTCTCTCTGTTAGAGGGGATGCTGCATGTTGACGGGGATCAGAGGATCTCTTCTAGTCAAGCTCTGCAGCATCCCTTTATCACCATGAGCCACCTGAGAGAGGATGTCGACAGTAGAGACTA TCTGACCACCTCCCAAGAGTCTATGAAGGTTTGCTCAAATGAGGACACCGTCCACTGTGCAACTTCAGACAGCAGCCACTCTGACACCATGGACAAAGACTCCTGGAATTCTTTGAAGACTCTAGACTCCACAAGTGTGTCCAAGTCGTCCACTGGAGACAAATACACCAGTGCAGAAGTCTCCTGGGATTCTGTGGAGGCTCTGGATTCTGTGGAGGCTCTGGATTCTGACGAGGCTCTGGATTCTGTGGAGGCTCTGGATTCTGTGGAGGCTCTGGATTCTGTGGAGGCTCTAGACTCCACAAGTGTCTCTAAGTCGTCCACTGGAGACAAAGACACCAGTGCAGAAGTCTCCTGGGATTCTGACCAGTCAATCTCCACAGACACCTCAGTATCGTCAGTTGAAGACAATGACAACAGTGAACTGTCCTGGTGCTCTGACGCGGCTGTAGGCGTCACcgctgcagccacagcctccTCGGGCGGCAAAAGGAAGCTGCTGAGAAGAATTCGAAAATTCTTCTCAAGCCTCATCAGCTGCTGCCGTCCGAAAGTGGAAgactga